From a single Candidatus Izimaplasma bacterium HR1 genomic region:
- the bm3R1 gene encoding HTH-type transcriptional repressor Bm3R1: protein MELSSRSQKKVDSIVLNASRLFVQHGYHKVTMESIAQYANVSKVTLYKYFADKQVLYEHILKTIYLEEYNEIIEVIDSHVPFEEKIDGVVKARIKKYYDNNKPIFHGEITLSLDLQKFIKKHKKQMIIQRKKLYEQGKMEGFICEDVTDQTLEMYFKIIQKGLVSEFKDLGELESENLSQLLKILYAGVLGCQN from the coding sequence ATGGAATTATCTAGCAGATCGCAAAAAAAGGTTGATAGTATTGTACTAAACGCTTCTCGTCTTTTTGTACAACACGGATATCATAAAGTAACAATGGAATCTATAGCTCAGTATGCTAATGTTTCTAAAGTAACTTTATATAAATATTTTGCTGACAAGCAAGTCCTCTATGAACACATTCTAAAAACCATTTACTTAGAAGAATACAATGAAATCATTGAAGTTATTGATAGTCACGTACCATTTGAAGAAAAAATTGATGGTGTTGTTAAAGCACGCATTAAAAAATACTACGATAACAATAAACCAATATTTCATGGCGAAATAACATTAAGTTTAGATCTACAAAAATTTATCAAGAAACATAAAAAACAAATGATTATACAAAGAAAGAAACTATATGAACAAGGAAAAATGGAAGGTTTCATTTGTGAAGATGTTACTGATCAAACTTTAGAAATGTATTTTAAGATAATTCAAAAAGGACTAGTGTCTGAATTCAAAGATTTAGGTGAATTAGAGAGCGAAAACCTATCACAATTACTTAAAATTCTATATGCAGGAGTACTTGGGTGCCAAAATTAA
- the aseR gene encoding HTH-type transcriptional repressor AseR, with product MNDLLELFKVLSDETRLRIINLLKTQSLCVCELVDILELTQPKISKHIAKLRAINLVNTKRNEQYIYYSLNEENDDYLKVINVVFGLDNKLLAKDLDKINKIESFVCTK from the coding sequence ATGAATGATTTATTAGAACTATTTAAGGTGTTAAGTGATGAGACAAGATTACGAATTATTAATCTGCTTAAAACACAAAGTCTTTGTGTTTGTGAGCTTGTGGATATCTTAGAGTTGACACAACCTAAAATATCAAAGCACATTGCTAAATTGAGAGCTATTAATTTAGTAAACACAAAACGTAATGAACAGTATATTTATTATTCATTAAATGAGGAAAACGATGATTACTTAAAAGTTATCAATGTTGTTTTTGGACTTGATAATAAGTTATTAGCTAAAGATTTAGATAAAATAAATAAAATAGAAAGTTTTGTTTGTACAAAGTAG
- a CDS encoding putative permease — MNIFNKFNDIFLKMTWLYDLIEKLVVNVFGLNMATRVGNSVHFFIYDVIKIFILLCFLIFLISYIQSFFPPERTQKILSKYRGIKGNIIGALLGTITPFCSCSSIPIFIGFTKAGLPLGITFSFLISSPLVDLASFLILMSFFGIEFALAYVIVGLFLAVIGGTIIDKSKMEDYVQDYIKDIKKNNQSKSVEISFEMSLKERLEYSYEQVKEIIGRVWLYIFIGVGIGAAIHNYIPESLIGAILGENNPFNVFIAAIVGIPMYADIFGTIPIAEALLGKGVGTGTVLAFMMAVTALSLPSMVMLSKVVKPKLLTMFIVIVSVGIIIIGYLFNFLHFLFV; from the coding sequence ATGAATATATTCAATAAGTTTAACGACATCTTTCTTAAGATGACATGGTTATATGATCTAATCGAAAAACTTGTAGTTAATGTTTTTGGATTAAATATGGCAACAAGGGTTGGAAATAGTGTTCACTTCTTTATCTATGATGTTATTAAGATATTTATATTACTATGTTTCTTAATCTTCTTAATTAGTTATATTCAAAGTTTCTTTCCCCCAGAAAGAACGCAAAAGATATTAAGTAAATATCGTGGTATTAAAGGTAATATTATTGGTGCTTTATTAGGTACAATTACACCATTTTGTTCTTGTAGTAGTATTCCAATCTTTATTGGATTTACTAAAGCAGGTTTACCTTTAGGAATTACCTTCAGTTTCTTAATTTCTTCTCCTTTGGTAGATTTAGCTTCCTTCTTAATTTTAATGAGTTTCTTTGGAATTGAGTTTGCATTAGCCTATGTAATTGTCGGTTTATTTTTAGCCGTTATTGGTGGTACAATAATTGATAAGTCTAAAATGGAAGATTATGTTCAAGATTATATAAAAGATATTAAAAAGAATAATCAAAGTAAAAGTGTTGAGATAAGTTTTGAAATGAGTTTAAAAGAGAGATTAGAATATTCGTATGAGCAAGTAAAAGAAATCATTGGCAGAGTATGGTTGTATATCTTTATTGGTGTCGGTATTGGGGCAGCAATTCATAACTATATCCCTGAAAGCCTAATCGGAGCAATTTTGGGTGAGAATAATCCATTCAATGTATTCATTGCAGCCATTGTAGGAATTCCTATGTATGCTGATATATTTGGTACAATTCCTATTGCTGAAGCGTTACTAGGTAAAGGTGTAGGAACAGGAACTGTCTTAGCATTTATGATGGCAGTCACTGCACTTAGTCTTCCTTCTATGGTAATGTTAAGTAAAGTGGTTAAACCTAAATTACTAACTATGTTTATTGTTATTGTATCGGTTGGTATAATCATTATTGGTTATTTATTCAATTTTTTGCATTTCCTATTTGTATAA
- a CDS encoding Calcium-transporting ATPase 1, with amino-acid sequence MKTYSKEINEVLKELSTTKEEGLSSNGVVQSREKYGYNKLKEGEQESVFHMIIGELTGFLNLLLIAAAIVSIVASGHLTDGIFIFTIVILNTALSVFQEKRASNAVNALKSMSAPHAKVMRNGELENIDSQDLVPGDIVLIEAGDYVPADLRLIETINLKVDESALTGESVPVEKDALEILKVNTPIGDRINMGYMSTIVTYGRAVGVVAKTGMDTEIGNIANLLNEVEDEMTPLQKKIDKLGKLLGTVSIVVVLLIFVVGMVYNYLGITNYDTLYLFMVAVSLAVAAIPEGLPTVITVVLSMGMRKMATKNAIVKELNAVETLGSTTVISSDKTGTLTQNKMVVKRVFDNNTIVEVTGHGYEFTGEIKGGSANVSKLVGIGVLCNDSSINGESLIGDPTELALVTLAAKNGDMQKDMKTTYPRIDEFPFDSDRKLMSTVHQIDGKKQIYTKGAPDQLLKACKYYLLDGVVKPIDDKFVKVVELANQGMARNALRVLGFAYKEVKEYSDLKEEENDLVFTGLVGIIDPPREEVKESIKVCHKAGIRVVMITGDHKITASAIGKELGILDGNTNALSGEEIDKLSYPEFLDLVKVTNVFARVSPNHKVMIVKALQETGEISSMTGDGVNDAPALKQANIGVAMGITGTDVSKEAADMVLMDDNFTTIVDAVEEGRIIYANIRKFVAYLVSCNVGEVLLIFTAILLTWDSPLMPIQILWINLVTDSFPAFALGLEKKEDGVMDKEPIDPNASIVDKKMGLAIAFQAVFLTIAVLISYYIGRDLIGGENMMYSFAFITIITGELLRTYSARSESKSIFKMKLFENKLINYAVLVGFALLIIVVFVPGINSIFYINGSITIVQFLIAFVLGFIPLFGGELAKLFK; translated from the coding sequence ATGAAAACTTACTCAAAAGAAATTAACGAAGTGTTAAAAGAATTAAGTACCACAAAAGAAGAAGGATTATCTTCTAATGGTGTGGTGCAAAGTCGTGAAAAATATGGTTATAATAAGTTAAAAGAAGGAGAACAGGAATCTGTTTTCCATATGATAATTGGCGAGTTAACAGGTTTTTTAAATCTACTTTTAATTGCTGCTGCAATAGTTAGTATTGTTGCTAGTGGTCACTTAACTGATGGTATTTTTATTTTTACGATTGTAATTTTAAACACAGCTTTAAGTGTGTTTCAAGAGAAACGAGCTAGTAATGCTGTAAATGCTCTTAAGAGTATGAGTGCTCCTCATGCAAAAGTAATGCGTAACGGTGAATTAGAAAATATAGATTCTCAGGATTTAGTTCCTGGTGATATTGTTTTAATTGAAGCAGGAGATTATGTACCAGCAGATTTAAGACTAATTGAAACTATCAATTTAAAAGTTGATGAATCAGCTTTAACAGGTGAAAGTGTACCAGTTGAAAAAGATGCTTTAGAAATCCTCAAAGTTAATACCCCGATTGGGGATAGAATCAATATGGGCTATATGAGCACTATAGTTACTTATGGACGTGCTGTAGGTGTTGTTGCTAAAACAGGTATGGATACTGAAATAGGTAATATCGCAAACTTATTAAATGAAGTAGAAGATGAAATGACTCCTCTACAAAAGAAAATAGACAAATTAGGTAAATTGCTTGGGACAGTAAGTATTGTCGTAGTATTACTGATTTTTGTTGTAGGTATGGTATATAACTACTTAGGAATTACAAATTATGATACATTATACTTGTTTATGGTTGCTGTTAGTTTAGCAGTAGCTGCCATTCCAGAAGGACTACCAACTGTAATTACTGTTGTACTGTCAATGGGGATGCGTAAGATGGCAACTAAGAATGCCATTGTAAAAGAATTGAATGCAGTTGAAACTTTAGGTTCTACAACAGTTATATCAAGTGATAAAACTGGAACTTTAACGCAAAATAAAATGGTTGTTAAAAGAGTTTTTGATAATAATACGATTGTTGAAGTAACAGGGCATGGATATGAATTTACTGGTGAGATAAAAGGTGGAAGTGCTAATGTAAGTAAATTAGTAGGTATTGGGGTACTATGTAATGATTCAAGTATAAATGGTGAATCATTAATTGGAGACCCAACTGAACTTGCTTTAGTTACACTTGCTGCAAAAAATGGTGATATGCAAAAGGATATGAAAACAACTTATCCTCGTATTGATGAATTCCCCTTTGATAGTGATCGTAAACTAATGAGTACTGTCCATCAAATCGATGGAAAGAAGCAAATATACACTAAAGGTGCTCCTGATCAACTACTTAAAGCTTGTAAGTACTACTTACTTGACGGAGTAGTAAAACCCATTGATGATAAATTTGTAAAAGTTGTTGAATTAGCTAACCAAGGTATGGCTAGAAATGCTTTACGAGTACTTGGGTTTGCCTATAAAGAAGTTAAAGAATATAGTGATTTAAAAGAAGAAGAAAACGATTTAGTATTCACAGGATTAGTAGGAATTATTGATCCCCCTCGTGAAGAAGTAAAAGAATCTATCAAAGTATGTCATAAAGCTGGTATTAGAGTTGTTATGATTACTGGTGATCATAAAATTACTGCTTCAGCAATAGGTAAAGAACTAGGAATTCTAGATGGAAATACTAATGCTTTAAGTGGTGAAGAAATAGATAAATTAAGTTATCCTGAGTTTTTAGATCTAGTAAAAGTAACAAATGTTTTTGCTAGAGTTTCTCCAAATCATAAAGTAATGATTGTAAAAGCTTTGCAAGAAACTGGAGAAATCTCAAGTATGACTGGTGATGGAGTTAACGATGCACCAGCTTTAAAACAAGCAAACATTGGAGTTGCAATGGGTATAACTGGTACTGATGTATCAAAAGAAGCAGCTGATATGGTTTTGATGGATGACAATTTCACTACGATAGTTGATGCTGTTGAAGAAGGAAGAATTATCTATGCAAACATAAGAAAATTCGTTGCTTACTTAGTTAGTTGTAATGTTGGTGAAGTGTTATTAATCTTTACAGCAATCCTGCTTACCTGGGACAGCCCATTAATGCCAATTCAAATACTATGGATTAACTTAGTTACAGATTCATTCCCTGCCTTTGCTCTTGGTTTAGAGAAAAAAGAAGATGGTGTAATGGATAAAGAACCGATTGATCCTAACGCAAGTATTGTTGATAAAAAAATGGGATTAGCGATTGCTTTCCAAGCGGTATTCTTAACTATAGCTGTATTAATATCTTATTACATCGGTAGAGATTTAATTGGTGGAGAAAACATGATGTACTCATTTGCTTTCATTACTATTATTACAGGTGAATTATTAAGAACTTATTCAGCGCGTAGCGAAAGTAAATCAATCTTTAAAATGAAATTATTTGAAAACAAACTTATAAACTACGCTGTATTAGTAGGATTTGCATTACTAATAATTGTAGTGTTTGTTCCAGGTATTAATTCGATTTTCTATATCAATGGTTCAATTACAATAGTTCAATTTTTAATAGCATTTGTATTAGGATTCATCCCATTATTTGGTGGGGAATTGGCAAAATTATTTAAGTAA
- the yxeP gene encoding putative hydrolase YxeP: MVKLEDIKNYEAYLIEKRRDFHMHPETGFEEFRTSQVIAEELRELGFKLITGVGVTGIIGTLEGPIKGKTVLLRADIDALSMQEENDVPYKSLNDGKMHSCGHDTHTAMLLGACKFFSENKDLLEGKLKVVFQSAEEGPTPGGGISVVQEGHLDDVDGVFALHITTKYESGKFKIKPGPAMAAPDEFRIRINGFGTHASAPETGSDVILTAAELITKIQTITSRNTKAVDSVVISVCTINGGTSFNILPDHVDLRGTIRTLNKETRQFVFKRLDEIVNAVSKLNNCKGELEIIEAYPPLINDVNETMFIVGLAKDLIGAKNVEVLTEPSMGGEDFSYYLEKRPGAYGWLGGRAKNQKEVYFNHNPKFDIDESSLLIGMGMHINTAIEFLKK; this comes from the coding sequence ATGGTTAAGTTAGAAGACATAAAAAATTATGAAGCTTATTTAATTGAAAAAAGAAGAGATTTTCATATGCATCCTGAAACAGGATTCGAAGAATTTAGAACATCACAAGTAATCGCTGAAGAGTTAAGAGAACTTGGATTTAAGTTAATTACTGGTGTTGGAGTTACTGGAATCATCGGAACTCTAGAAGGACCAATAAAAGGGAAAACTGTATTATTAAGAGCTGATATTGATGCCTTAAGCATGCAAGAAGAAAATGACGTTCCTTATAAAAGTCTAAATGATGGTAAAATGCATTCTTGTGGCCACGATACACATACAGCTATGCTCCTTGGAGCTTGTAAGTTCTTTAGTGAAAATAAGGACCTATTAGAAGGTAAACTAAAAGTAGTATTCCAAAGTGCTGAAGAAGGTCCAACTCCTGGCGGAGGTATCAGTGTTGTTCAAGAAGGACATTTAGATGATGTTGATGGTGTATTTGCACTTCATATAACCACTAAATATGAAAGTGGTAAATTCAAAATTAAACCAGGTCCAGCAATGGCTGCACCTGATGAGTTTAGAATTAGAATAAATGGTTTTGGGACACATGCTAGTGCTCCAGAAACTGGTAGTGATGTTATTTTAACAGCTGCTGAATTAATTACTAAAATTCAAACTATCACTTCAAGAAATACAAAAGCAGTGGATAGTGTTGTAATAAGTGTTTGTACGATTAACGGGGGAACTAGTTTTAACATTTTACCTGATCATGTCGACCTACGCGGTACAATTAGAACACTAAATAAAGAAACAAGACAATTTGTTTTCAAAAGATTAGATGAAATTGTTAATGCAGTTAGTAAACTAAATAACTGTAAAGGTGAATTAGAAATCATTGAAGCTTACCCTCCACTAATTAACGATGTTAATGAAACAATGTTCATTGTTGGATTAGCAAAAGACTTAATTGGTGCAAAAAACGTAGAAGTTCTAACCGAACCTTCTATGGGTGGAGAAGATTTTAGTTATTACCTAGAAAAAAGACCTGGAGCTTATGGTTGGCTTGGTGGTAGAGCTAAGAATCAAAAAGAAGTATATTTTAACCATAATCCAAAATTTGATATTGACGAATCAAGTCTTTTAATTGGAATGGGAATGCATATAAATACTGCAATTGAGTTTTTGAAGAAATAA
- the pfp_2 gene encoding Pyrophosphate--fructose 6-phosphate 1-phosphotransferase: MLKGNLLYGQSGGPSGVINASAYGVLSEALKNNNVIEKVYGLKHGIQGILKEDFIDASEIEDLELLLNTPASAFGSIRFKLKSHLEDPETYKRIHEVFENNNIRYVCYNGGNDSMDTTVKLSEYFATTNYEVRIMGVPKTVDNDLPLTDHTPGFGSAAKYIINTLMQLKCDSTVYPRGKVTIVEIMGRHAGWLTAAAHVATNEGFGPDLVYIPEVPFDLDAFVEEVDKIFLENQNCLIAVSEGIRDKDGNFIGAMSATLDAFGHKQLGGVAMFLGDYLEEKLNIGYRAIELSSPQRAASFVRSESDVNEAVEVGRHAVQFALQGETCKMVGIKRLSSHPYKIEYVPVDVTKVANQEQTIPENWLTENKKGVTQDFFDYIYPLIEGEYKQVYKNGVQKFIKLR; the protein is encoded by the coding sequence ATGTTAAAAGGAAATTTATTATATGGACAATCAGGTGGACCTAGTGGTGTTATTAATGCTAGTGCTTACGGAGTATTAAGTGAAGCTTTAAAAAATAACAATGTAATTGAAAAGGTCTATGGATTAAAACACGGTATACAAGGAATCTTAAAAGAAGACTTCATTGATGCTAGTGAAATTGAAGATTTAGAGTTATTACTGAATACACCAGCAAGTGCATTTGGTAGTATTAGATTTAAGTTAAAATCACATTTAGAAGACCCAGAAACATACAAAAGAATTCATGAAGTATTTGAGAATAATAATATTCGTTATGTGTGTTATAACGGTGGAAATGACTCAATGGATACAACAGTAAAACTAAGTGAATACTTTGCAACTACAAACTATGAAGTTAGAATTATGGGAGTACCTAAAACTGTAGATAATGATTTACCATTAACAGATCATACACCAGGGTTTGGTAGTGCTGCTAAATACATTATCAATACTTTAATGCAATTAAAATGCGATAGTACAGTTTATCCTCGTGGTAAAGTTACAATCGTAGAAATAATGGGACGTCATGCTGGTTGGCTAACAGCTGCTGCACATGTTGCAACTAATGAAGGATTTGGACCTGACTTAGTTTATATCCCAGAAGTACCATTTGACTTAGATGCTTTTGTAGAAGAAGTAGATAAAATATTCTTAGAAAACCAAAATTGCTTAATCGCTGTAAGTGAAGGAATTAGAGATAAAGATGGTAACTTCATAGGAGCAATGAGTGCAACATTAGATGCATTTGGTCATAAGCAATTAGGTGGAGTAGCAATGTTCTTAGGTGATTACCTAGAAGAAAAACTTAACATTGGTTACCGTGCAATAGAATTATCATCACCACAACGTGCTGCATCATTTGTAAGAAGTGAATCAGATGTTAATGAAGCAGTAGAAGTAGGTCGTCATGCTGTACAATTTGCCTTACAAGGTGAAACATGTAAAATGGTAGGAATAAAACGCCTATCAAGTCATCCTTATAAAATAGAATATGTACCTGTCGATGTCACAAAAGTTGCAAACCAAGAACAAACAATTCCAGAAAACTGGTTAACAGAAAACAAAAAAGGTGTAACTCAAGATTTCTTTGATTATATTTATCCTCTTATTGAGGGAGAATATAAACAAGTATATAAAAACGGAGTTCAAAAATTTATTAAACTAAGATAA
- the gph gene encoding Phosphoglycolate phosphatase, whose amino-acid sequence MRDTFLFDLDGTLLPMDFDKFMELYFYNLGVHFNGKIDPRLLAKYIMAATNQMVLVKNNQTNEEKFMKYFGSLIDGDIDVFRSQFDIFYDTLFENVKPSTYQNEAMIKSVKVLKEKGYKVVIATNPLFPIKANYHRIRWAGLNKDDFEYISSFEGNQYTKPHLEFYHEVLNSINKKPEECYMVGNDVFDDLPAKKIGLETYLITDCLINSKNIPIDTNHQGEYDDFYQFVSELKPINTTK is encoded by the coding sequence ATGAGAGATACATTTTTATTTGATTTAGATGGGACTTTACTCCCAATGGATTTTGATAAATTTATGGAATTATATTTTTATAATTTAGGTGTTCATTTCAATGGCAAAATTGATCCTAGATTACTGGCTAAATACATAATGGCTGCGACAAATCAAATGGTCTTAGTAAAAAATAATCAAACAAACGAAGAAAAGTTTATGAAGTATTTTGGGTCACTTATTGATGGTGATATTGATGTTTTTCGTAGTCAATTTGATATTTTTTATGATACACTATTTGAAAATGTTAAACCATCAACTTACCAGAATGAAGCAATGATAAAAAGTGTTAAAGTTCTAAAAGAAAAAGGATACAAAGTAGTAATTGCTACTAATCCTTTATTCCCAATTAAAGCAAATTACCACCGAATAAGATGGGCTGGATTGAACAAAGATGATTTTGAATATATCTCTTCATTTGAAGGAAATCAATATACCAAACCTCATTTAGAATTCTATCACGAAGTCTTAAATAGTATTAACAAGAAACCTGAAGAATGTTATATGGTAGGAAACGATGTTTTCGATGATTTACCAGCAAAAAAAATCGGGTTAGAGACATACTTAATCACAGACTGTTTAATTAACAGTAAAAACATACCAATTGACACAAATCATCAGGGTGAATATGATGATTTCTATCAATTTGTCTCAGAATTAAAACCGATAAATACGACAAAATAG
- a CDS encoding Integral membrane protein, which produces MIQLLTAPMFGTKHILGLLYVVILVVVGIKLLGNNPTKRKILIITILFYVFEGLKLGYMIYRDGSYPMNHIPLHLCSMPLYIWPILYFSKKDSKLEKYALATAFTIVLGATLAALLNPGNIIGSNESWLPLTDNYLPWVSFTYHGLMLMSSFYLLTSKLYIPEYLDALRSLVFTFGLMIIALIVSFTIDQDYMLLHTGNGSPLKPVLDNSGQFVYTTLMIVVGLFVIGLISFISTFIYKLIKRGK; this is translated from the coding sequence ATGATACAACTATTAACTGCACCAATGTTTGGAACAAAACATATATTGGGTTTACTGTATGTAGTTATACTAGTAGTGGTAGGAATAAAACTACTAGGGAATAACCCTACAAAAAGAAAAATACTAATAATAACAATTCTATTTTATGTCTTTGAAGGATTAAAACTAGGTTACATGATTTATCGGGATGGATCATATCCTATGAACCATATACCTTTACATTTATGTAGTATGCCATTATACATATGGCCAATACTATATTTCTCAAAAAAAGATTCGAAACTAGAAAAATATGCTTTAGCAACTGCCTTTACAATTGTACTTGGAGCGACTTTAGCTGCATTACTAAATCCTGGTAATATTATTGGTTCTAATGAATCATGGTTACCACTAACGGACAATTACTTACCATGGGTATCCTTTACTTATCACGGTCTAATGCTAATGTCATCATTTTATCTATTAACTAGTAAACTATATATACCAGAATACCTTGATGCTCTAAGATCATTGGTATTTACATTTGGGTTAATGATAATTGCTCTAATCGTCAGTTTTACAATTGATCAAGACTATATGTTATTACACACAGGGAATGGAAGCCCATTAAAGCCGGTATTAGATAATAGTGGACAATTTGTCTACACAACACTTATGATAGTTGTTGGGTTATTTGTTATTGGGTTAATAAGCTTTATCTCAACATTCATTTATAAACTAATAAAACGAGGAAAATAA
- a CDS encoding Putative pyridoxal phosphate-dependent acyltransferase, producing the protein MKSHELTFLKVKIEQLKEDGVYRELPVNYGPCTNRINLNGKEVVNLSSNNYLGLANHPEVKEAAIEAVRVYGAGAGAVRTIVGNYNLIGELEDKLAEFKREEAVMCFQSGLNCNIGTIQAIVERGDLIISDELNHASIIDGIKLCKADKAIFKHSDMEDLERILKEKRDEYNNVLIITDGVFSMDGDLAKLPRIVELAEEFGALTYVDDAHGSGVLGESGRGTVDHFKLHGRVDFIIGTLSKAIGVIGGYVAGKHETKTWLSHRARPLLFSTALPPAATAAAMKSVELLMNSTEFTDRLWDNANYFKAKLGKLGFDTGHSETPITPVIIGSEATTMQFSKALLDAGVYVSGIVFPTVPKGTGRLRCMISASHTKEDLDFAVKQFEIVGKALELI; encoded by the coding sequence ATGAAAAGTCATGAATTAACATTTTTAAAAGTAAAAATTGAGCAATTAAAAGAAGATGGTGTTTATAGAGAACTACCAGTTAACTATGGACCTTGTACTAATAGAATTAATTTAAACGGAAAAGAAGTTGTAAATCTATCAAGTAATAACTATTTAGGTCTAGCTAATCATCCTGAAGTTAAAGAAGCTGCTATTGAAGCAGTTAGAGTATATGGTGCCGGTGCTGGTGCAGTTAGAACTATTGTTGGTAATTATAATTTAATCGGGGAGTTAGAAGATAAACTTGCTGAATTTAAACGTGAAGAGGCAGTAATGTGCTTTCAATCTGGATTAAATTGCAATATCGGAACAATTCAGGCAATTGTTGAAAGAGGAGATTTAATTATTTCTGATGAATTAAATCACGCTTCAATAATTGATGGAATCAAATTATGTAAAGCAGATAAAGCAATATTTAAACATAGTGATATGGAAGATTTAGAAAGAATACTAAAAGAAAAAAGAGATGAATACAATAATGTATTAATCATCACTGATGGAGTATTTAGTATGGATGGTGACTTAGCTAAGTTACCAAGAATCGTTGAGTTAGCTGAAGAATTTGGTGCATTAACTTATGTTGATGATGCTCATGGTAGTGGTGTTTTAGGAGAAAGCGGTAGAGGAACTGTCGATCACTTTAAACTACATGGTCGTGTTGATTTTATCATTGGTACTCTAAGTAAAGCTATTGGAGTTATTGGTGGGTATGTAGCCGGTAAACATGAGACGAAAACTTGGTTATCACATCGTGCTCGTCCTTTATTATTCTCGACAGCACTTCCACCTGCAGCAACAGCTGCAGCAATGAAAAGTGTAGAATTATTAATGAATTCAACTGAATTCACTGATCGTTTATGGGATAATGCAAATTACTTTAAAGCAAAACTTGGAAAATTGGGGTTTGACACAGGTCATAGTGAAACACCAATTACACCAGTAATTATTGGTAGTGAAGCCACTACAATGCAGTTTTCAAAAGCATTGTTAGATGCTGGAGTTTATGTTTCAGGAATTGTTTTCCCAACGGTACCAAAAGGTACAGGGAGATTAAGATGTATGATTAGTGCATCGCACACTAAAGAAGATTTAGATTTTGCTGTAAAGCAATTCGAAATAGTAGGAAAAGCATTAGAGTTGATTTAA
- the tdh gene encoding L-threonine 3-dehydrogenase, translated as MEDKFDTLMNCVVKDKPERGLTITKKPIPSELKDDEVLIKVNYTSVCGTDYHIYSYDDWAKKRLKLPFTAGHEFSGEVIKMGKGVTRVQLGDIVSAETHIICGTCEFCLRGEGHICENTKIIGVDTDGCFAEYVRIPAMNCFINSKDANPIHLSVQEPLGNAVHTMCHFDIENKDVVVVGCGPIGLMGVNVSKAYKAKKIIAVEVNDYRCKKAKELGADVVINPLKEDVIARVLEETSGRGADVIGEFSGNKQAIEKAFKYLKAGGGLSMLGIPSQDIDVDVANDIVFKGARIYGVVGRRIYDTWYQVKDLIDKDLLDFDKIITHVMPMSEVHKAMEIMGTGNSGKIVLIPGE; from the coding sequence ATGGAAGATAAATTCGACACCTTAATGAATTGTGTTGTTAAGGATAAACCGGAACGAGGATTGACAATAACAAAGAAACCAATTCCTTCTGAGTTAAAAGATGATGAAGTATTAATTAAGGTAAATTACACTTCAGTTTGTGGTACTGATTATCACATATATTCATATGATGATTGGGCTAAAAAAAGATTGAAATTACCTTTTACTGCTGGACATGAATTTAGTGGTGAAGTTATTAAGATGGGTAAAGGTGTAACAAGGGTTCAACTAGGTGATATTGTAAGTGCTGAAACTCATATCATTTGTGGAACTTGTGAATTTTGTTTAAGAGGAGAGGGACATATCTGTGAAAACACTAAAATAATAGGTGTTGATACTGATGGGTGTTTTGCTGAATACGTGAGAATTCCGGCAATGAATTGTTTTATCAATTCTAAGGATGCAAACCCTATTCACTTAAGTGTTCAAGAACCTCTAGGTAATGCTGTTCATACAATGTGTCATTTTGATATAGAAAACAAAGATGTAGTTGTTGTTGGATGCGGTCCAATTGGTTTAATGGGAGTTAATGTATCTAAAGCATATAAAGCTAAAAAAATTATAGCAGTTGAAGTTAATGATTACCGCTGTAAAAAAGCAAAAGAATTAGGTGCTGACGTTGTCATAAATCCTTTAAAAGAAGATGTTATCGCAAGAGTATTAGAAGAGACAAGTGGTAGAGGTGCTGATGTAATCGGTGAGTTTAGTGGAAATAAACAAGCGATTGAAAAAGCATTTAAATATTTAAAAGCTGGTGGAGGGCTAAGTATGCTTGGTATTCCATCTCAAGATATAGATGTCGATGTAGCAAACGACATTGTATTCAAAGGTGCACGTATTTACGGAGTAGTTGGTCGTAGAATTTATGATACTTGGTATCAAGTAAAGGATTTAATAGATAAAGATTTATTAGATTTTGATAAAATAATTACCCATGTAATGCCGATGAGTGAAGTCCATAAAGCTATGGAGATCATGGGAACTGGTAATAGTGGTAAAATTGTTTTAATCCCAGGGGAGTGA